The window CTGGAGACctagagtggggcagagggaaagcaCAGAGATGGTATCCCCTGGCCTCCACCCGAGGCTCAAGCTCCAGAACAAGCAATAGCCTTTTTCACAGAAAGGCAGAGGGTTATGTTTCAGTTGGCTGTCTGTGCAGTGCCCTGGGGGTGGTAGCCAGCTGAAGTCTCTTCAGTTCCAACAATCTCATGGGGTGCAGAGGCGCAAGCCCTGCTGACCACCAGAGCTGGCAGGCAGTGGGTGTCCCCTGGTGGCAGCCACCAAAACCAGGACACCAGACACATGTCTGGGCACTTAACAGTTAATCCCAAGCTCCTCgctgggaaaggagggagaggagagagaggatgacagTGGATGCTTATTACATCCATGTGTGTTTAATTAGAAGCCTGCCCCTCAAGCCGCATGctataactatttttaaagcttttcaaaaatgttaaataggAACCTTGTCAGATGATCCAGCCCTTCTAGTCCTAGGTATTTAACCAAGAGAAAGGAAGGCATACCTCCACAGATACCTATATATGAATGTTTTACACCATTTTATACATCAGCTTTGCTTGTAATAGCCTCAAGCTACAAACAACCCAGTTTCCATCCGTAAGTGAATAAACCATCtgtaccatggaatactactcagcagtaaaaaggaatgaactgttgatacatgcaacaacatagaGGAATGTCAAACTATGCCGAGAGAGCCaggccaaacaaacaaaaaaacctatattatcattctgttttataaacatctaggaaatgtaaaaataatgacagaaaacatCAGTGGTTGCTTGGGAATGGGGCTAGAGAGTGAGGGGGGAATGAATTATAAAGGAGTGTGAGGAAATTTGGAGGTGGTGATGGATCAGATTATCTTGAGGTCATGGTGTGTCGAATGtacacagaattcaaaactcattggcgcctgagtggctcggtcggttaagcatctgactcttgatttcggctcaggtcatgatctcagagtcaagGGATCAAgatccatgctgagtgtggatcctgcttgggatgctctccctccttctctccctcccctgcacacattctctcttcctctctccaaaaataaaaaagaattcaaaaattcaaaactCCTCAAGTTGTACACTTGGTCAAGTTGTGTATCAGCTTGTATGTCAGTCATACCTCAACAGAGCTGTGGAAAAAGTTAAGTGTGATGGTTACCTGGGAAAAGCAGAGGGACAGGTAGGGGAGGAACCCATTTTTAACAATGCTTGTTGGTGGTCATCATACTGTTAcataaacaaaaaactaagatGTCCAATTTGGAAGAGAGAATGAGATTTCCGATGCTGTCCGCAGCACCAGCACCTCCTGCAGGTGGCATTTGTGAAGCTGGCCCCCTGCGCCTGGCTTAGCTGAGGGCATGTGGAAGAGACTCTAGCTTGTTCTGCCTCTCTTCTGGGCCCATTGAGCAGTGCCTtacatttcctttcaaaaaacTTGCTGTGGCCCAAACTGCACTTAACGTTTGTCACACCGTGGGTTACATGTCATTCACAAAAAGCTGAGACTTAGATTGATACTTCCAAACTGGCACATCCTTTAAATGCACATCTAGATATATTTAGCGTGCTTTCCACTCCCTAGATTTATTCCAGTCAAAACCCAATTTAGTAGTAAAAACCCAGGAGGAATTCTTTTGAACTTCCTGATTGGCTACATGGTTGCCTCTTTGTCTTTCTGCAGATCTGATTTGTATCCACTGTGATCAACACTCTGAATTAGGACTTTCCAGATCCTGACCCAGGACTGCAGAGTAACCAGATTCCTCACAAGTGAGTGGCTCCAGCACCACTTCTGTCCATGGAACTGAAAGTGTTCTTATTCACCTGAAATCACTTTAGGTGCCCCTACCCTACCCTGGGTGGGGATGAACACACTTCCCAGTGGGCCCAGACTATAAAGCAGTGTGAGAAAGTGATGTGTCTGAAATCTCAGGAAAccaatattttccatttcttttgttacTGGTTTACTCTATgggcattatataatattaaagtCTTTTATATCAAATACTCTACTAAGAAAAATgtagattttcaaatattaaactacattttaatttcaaCACGCATCTGAAGCCAGTGGGATTCATCTTGCTGCTGAGAATTGTCTGAGGAAGGTGACGTTCTCATTTAACCACACCCAGGGTCAGGTCAGCCGAAATTGCTCATGAACTTAgactgatgtatttttttaattatgtaactcatctaagtaatctctatacccaacttgggggcttgggggggtcgaactcacaaccctgagatcaggatgcTCTGCTAAGAGCACGCAAGctagggagggggagagagatggggacagaggatccaaagcagactctgcttTGATAGTAGtgaccctgatgtggggcccaaactctcggactgtgagatcatgacccctgctgaagtcgggtgcttaactgactgagacacccaggtggccCGAGACTATTGTATTTTTGAGATAATGGCCTTCAAAGTGCCTTGGGTTATTCCCATGGAGACACCACAGCACAAGTTACTATttagctattttgttttttaaataacgaAGGGCTAAGGTGACCAAATGTCCTGGCTTTTCTGGAACTCATTCTGAATTCAGTATCTTTTTAGTTCATAAAGGCAGTTCCTTTAATAGATTACCTAATGTGATCGTTTTTATACCTTTATAAGATTGCTATGTCTAGAACTAGGTTTAGGAAGATAATAGCAATCATAGCAGCATAAGTAGGCAAGAAGTGTATGAAAGAACATGGCTACAGGAGTGATCAGAATTTCTCGTTTCTTCCTAATTACCAAGGAACACCACTCCCTTCAGTTCGAGCAAGGCCCTGCAGGATTGCTGTTCAGGAACCAGTTGGGCATGTTTCTGAGTTTAGactatttctaaaatagaatGACTATTTCCATTTagtgcctcttctttttttttttttttaatagaatcaCCAGAGAGCTGGGTTTTAACCTTGATTTTAGGCTACTTTTCTTGTTAATCAATAGGAAATGATTTGTCTACATCCTTGAAAGAATGGAGTCTATTATAGAAAATGACCACTTCTAATCCTTTCACCTTCCCATTCCACAAAACTATAGAAGGCCGTGATGAATCAAAAATTGATAGCATTTAAAGTACTGACAGATACCTGTGTTTTGCAGGAAGAACACTGACTTTGGATTCCTTGGTGGAGGAACACAAAACCCTCTGGTCTTGCTGCCAACGATGCAAGTGTGATTGCTGGCATCTTCATGGGCTCCAGAGGTCACAGCACGCTCCCACGGACTCTCATGGCCCCTCGGATGATTTCTGAGGGAGACATAGGAGGCATCGCTCAAAttacctcctctctcttcctgggcAGAGGCAGTGTGGCCTCCAACCGGCACCTCCTCCAAGCTCGTGGCATCACCTGCATCGTTAATGCTACCATTGAGATCCCCAATTTCAACTGGCCCCAATTTGAATATGTTAAAGTGCCTCTGGCTGACATGCCCCATGCCCCCATTGGACTGTACTTTGACACTGTGGCCGACAAGATccacagtgtgagcaggaagCATGGGGCCACGTTGGTGCACTGTGCTGCGGGGGTGAGCCGCTCGGCCACTCTCTGCATCGCTTACCTGATGAAATTCCACAGTGTGTGCCTGCTGGAGGCGTACAA of the Neofelis nebulosa isolate mNeoNeb1 chromosome 16, mNeoNeb1.pri, whole genome shotgun sequence genome contains:
- the DUSP14 gene encoding dual specificity protein phosphatase 14, with amino-acid sequence MGSRGHSTLPRTLMAPRMISEGDIGGIAQITSSLFLGRGSVASNRHLLQARGITCIVNATIEIPNFNWPQFEYVKVPLADMPHAPIGLYFDTVADKIHSVSRKHGATLVHCAAGVSRSATLCIAYLMKFHSVCLLEAYNWVKARRPVIRPNVGFWRQLIDYERQLFGKSTVKMVQTPYGIVPDVYEKESRHLMPYWGI